Genomic window (Polaromonas sp. JS666):
CCTCATACCAGTCCTGCTCGGACACGGGCTGGAGGTTGGCGCCCGCCACGCCGGCAAGAAGGGCCCGGGCTTCGGCATCGCAACGCATTTCCACACCCTTGGCCGCATAAACTGCGCCGATTTTTGGCAGGAAGCCGGCGGCCACGCCGCGCGCCACCAGCAAACCTTCGCTGGCGTTGCAGGGACTGTATTTCTGGGTCTTGGCGTTGTCGGCCACCCGGACCGCCATGTCGATGTCGCAGGGGTCGTCGACATACACATGGCAGTTGCCGTCCAGGTGCTTGATGACCGGCACCTTGGCCTCGCGGCTGATGCGTTCAATCAGGCCCTTGCCGCCGCGCGGAATGATGACGTCCACATACTGCGGCATCGCGATGAGCAGGCCCACGGCTTCGCGGTCGGTCGTCGGCACCAGTTGCACCGCGTCTGCCGGCAGCCCGGCGTCAAGCAGCGCCTGCTGCACCAGCGAGGCCAGCGCCTTGTTGGACTCGATGGCCTCGGAGCCGCCGCGCAAGATGCAGGCGTTGCCGCTCTTGATGGCCAGCGACGCCGCTTCAATCGTCACGTTGGGGCGGCTTTCATAAATCATGCCGAACACGCCGATGGGCACGCGCATCTGCCCGACGCGGATGCCGCTGGGCTGCTCTTTCATGCCGATGATCTCGCCAATCACGTCGGGCATGGCAGCAAGCTGCTCGCAGCCCAGGGCCACGGTCTCTATGTCTTTGGGGCTCAGCCTGAGCCGGTCCAGCAGGGGACCGGCCAGCCCGGCCGCCTGGGCGCGCGCCAGGTCACGCTGGTTGGCGTTATCCAGGGCCTTGACATTCTGGCGGAGCAAGGTGGCCAGCTTTGACAGCGCCCAGTTTTTAACAGCCGCTGACGCACGCGCCATGTGGGCTGACGCCACTTTTGCCCCGGAACCCATGCGCTGCATCAGGTCCGTGAGTTCGCTGCGGGCTGCCAGGGCGTTGGGGGAGTCGGGCGCGTTCATCCCGCTATTTTGCCTCTAATCAGGATCGCCAGAACATCGCTTGCCGCAAACCGCGGCCGCCACGGCATCAGGATGCGGCAAGTACGCCGCGGCGCTGCATCATGTCCCGGCTCATGGCCTGCAGGGCATCCGCCGCAAGCACCGCCTGCGCCGCGGGATAGGCCAGATGGTCTTCGTCCGCCAGATGCCGGCCATACAGCGCGGCAAAGCGGTTCAGGGCCTCGGTCTGGGGCGGCCCCAGCGGCGTCCAGTCCGCGGCAGGGCTTTTGGCGACAGCCTTCAGCACGCAGCGCGCCGCTGGCCAGGCCGCTTCCATGTCCCGGTGATCCTGCAGCAGCCGCTGGACCAGCGCACGCAGGCCGGCATCCGGCCCGGCCAGCAGCAGCGGAAACACGTGCAGCTCTTCATCCAGGTGATGCTGGGGCGCAGCCATGTCGAAATAACGCATCACATCGCGGGCGGCCTGGCGCGCGGAATCGTCGCAGCCGTGCTCCCGCAGGTGCTGCTGCAAGCGCCCGATGAGGGCCAGCATGCGCTCCACCCGCTCATGGCAGGCCGCCAGCATTTATGAAGGCCGGGCAGCGCCCCGGCGCGCGCTGTCCGGCGCACGATGCCCATGTCAGCCGATCTGCACCGGCTGCCCTTGCGGGTCAAACGGAATGAAACCGCCAATTCGCCCCTGCTTGATGGACTCGACCATGCGCTGCAACGGCTCCTCGGCGTCTGCGCTGGTCGGCGCACGGCTCACCGAGCCCGCCAGGGCGGCGGCAAACACCAGGCCCCAACGGCGTCCGAACTGGCCGGATTCCTGCACCAGCGCGGCAAACGAGGTCAGCTCTTCGGGACGCTTGTCCACACACATCAGCGGCACCAGCGCACCGCCCTGGCCGGCTTTAAAACGCTCCCGCTGCACGGGTGTGCTGTCCTCGGGCAGTTCCACACCGGCAAACACAAACAGCAGGCGCTGCGGCTCGGGCTGGGCCCGGGCCGCCTGCAGCAGGTCGTCAAAACTCAGGATGTCCATGGGTAGTTCCAGTCACAGGGAATAAAAAGAGTCCGCCGGGTCGCGACCCGGCGCAGCCCCCTCGGCAGCAAGGCAGGTCACAAAATTGCCGGGCACCGGGCGCAAGCGGGCGGGTTTGCGCGACTGCGCGGTGCCGATGCTGACAAAACACAGCGCCTGTTCGCCGTCTGCCAGGCCAAACAGCGCA
Coding sequences:
- a CDS encoding glutamate-5-semialdehyde dehydrogenase, which encodes MNAPDSPNALAARSELTDLMQRMGSGAKVASAHMARASAAVKNWALSKLATLLRQNVKALDNANQRDLARAQAAGLAGPLLDRLRLSPKDIETVALGCEQLAAMPDVIGEIIGMKEQPSGIRVGQMRVPIGVFGMIYESRPNVTIEAASLAIKSGNACILRGGSEAIESNKALASLVQQALLDAGLPADAVQLVPTTDREAVGLLIAMPQYVDVIIPRGGKGLIERISREAKVPVIKHLDGNCHVYVDDPCDIDMAVRVADNAKTQKYSPCNASEGLLVARGVAAGFLPKIGAVYAAKGVEMRCDAEARALLAGVAGANLQPVSEQDWYEEYLAPIISIKVVAGIDEAIAHINQYSSHHTDAILTRDHMHAQRFLREVDSASVMVNASTRFADGFEFGLGAEIGISTDKFHARGPVGIEGLTSLKYVVLGNGEVRT
- a CDS encoding hemerythrin domain-containing protein, with protein sequence MLAACHERVERMLALIGRLQQHLREHGCDDSARQAARDVMRYFDMAAPQHHLDEELHVFPLLLAGPDAGLRALVQRLLQDHRDMEAAWPAARCVLKAVAKSPAADWTPLGPPQTEALNRFAALYGRHLADEDHLAYPAAQAVLAADALQAMSRDMMQRRGVLAAS